A genomic segment from Nicotiana sylvestris chromosome 1, ASM39365v2, whole genome shotgun sequence encodes:
- the LOC104216381 gene encoding uncharacterized protein, with protein MTSTATKNPSAVRHHQPPPPPSLTDVDIVQLAQLYHPQSSTPLPQFLLSVDSHQTLISYLHSRASSPNPSLAVSEYLSALLSLTQLHSSLSPLVPLLLSSYISLFTSHKIPHDKSSLSIFQLFVSHIETVQIHDLTTIVDLIISYLPQIIGSEDTHVLTILAKCIELIRFSNDVDKPLEYVDKVFDEILSCDWSKVLLLKLVESVRDLNFIGKGKRREFLERVFSGIRNVDMQDLPGLVYQLLVLGSKGFGKKEVIEGIVMYFGGVKSGGSIMRQVEGTVLLHVNFAVKQDPSLGQEVLGLVRSDYRVFNHFTVAILLSVARVKRLTDSSIAVLKTSLFAAYKDLKFARSCKWLSSDLKEHYLHTARNMEKAVLRAVSESNCGREHVVPSTVQLGFVLLEGIEEGTKNYEKSDDMIGPDKLGTQVLKSLFEVHDMARNEIIEQCKLRILSLKPEQGFPVIRLLGCLICTYPYPMLEHISHLKELLDYFIFMNEKVSSHLVAALLPLIRSSHDLQDYTILVLRKAMFRREDSIRLAATSSIINLILAEKQSKKNGPFSCQDSSSQASSSQQAEVYRALGSSLFQELNGLLQRCLYQQAKVREILYHGLLKLVLVDPLTSGAVFDFLFPHFLRFYREDADVLLDVNQCTNSESGKVYIQEPLDCLLSCISWMLLLQPHGKTDHPSDSWTCFGFSLTQENEPPGKAWSKESLSNALSKIRNFLRNADIEGLLGKSQDTGSTPLEEEKRRCCSSILLGIIEVMLNVVGTEFGKTTDVKKLELEKELFDFIGIFESLDRNICRQGGGSTQRGFIRPTASNTSEDLEFSGSKLCQERIPLLANSVIYQLLQNTIESWRYDGFNNNMASQKHSQLSSGKAPTQYYKILSFTLNICLRQLKASSVVRQQDPLKMLIYGEIKQLGSPLLKIIWWLLSEPKSMTDSRKKDAKKDLDDRKEYIHLGLLSLKELLAVILHESDYSVVIDDLAAVSGPGDEAGNAMDGDIDTEGEKADDILYKYTSEELFIKNSIRPLISMLLAHSVFREVEVLCDIIMLISNKLPEEQRNLVGNWAKCICKTSKVSNPKAAKSIVSIAILLTSPPNDLIIAEDMAAELLKVVGSESEKVDSQVTLDAYSIINKSTSAALASVILHLVESVILDTEWVIRKLKVYSVANTRAVLVNQNGERDPGLALEETVYSRAEAVVKVLSSFVMMDLKDPQAEQLLKLAARFYKNLAQMSKLLIASKGVKQPLPNLKYQKLVEVTCSQLTAPLYNFMVVMQKKQLESTKSKALVNKIKRENRCIPDLIYQIEDYEKYLIQISKATKINLLRHAKRSTSRDFKIIEPQSFSVEEGAGSQDADDNDAARGENEEDPGDEEGNGAEDESVVGAEDDDEGNEVEDALMAAYDSPPAVEASESEDEGEPDLPKTKRAKMTRVVEDSDEEA; from the exons ATGACCTCCACCGCAACCAAAAATCCCTCCGCCGTCCGCCACCATCAACCgccaccaccaccatcattgacCGACGTAGACATAGTTCAATTAGCTCAACTATATCACCCACAATCCTCCACTCCACTACCCCAATTTCTCCTCTCCGTCGACTCTCACCAAACCCTCATATCCTATCTCCACTCACGCGCTTCTTCTCCAAACCCTTCACTCGCCGTCTCCGAATACCTCTCAGCTCTCCTCTCCCTTACGCAACTCCACTCTTCACTTTCCCCACTCGTCcctcttcttctttcttcctatATTTCCCTTTTCACTTCCCACAAAATCCCCCACGATAAATCCTCTCTCTCCATTTTCCAACTTTTCGTGTCCCATATAGAAACAGTCCAAATCCATGATCTAACGACAATAGTCGATTTGATTATATCTTATTTACCTCAGATTATTGGGTCTGAGGATACTCATGTACTAACTATACTTGCTAAATGTATAGAGCTGATTAGGTTTTCAAATGATGTTGATAAGCCTTTGGAATATGTCGataaggtgtttgatgaaattctTAGCTGTGATTGGAGTAAGGTTTTGTTGTTAAAATTGGTAGAAAGTGTTAGGGATTTGAATTTCATTGGGAAGGGGAAGAGGAGGGAATTTTTGGAGCGGGTGTTCAGTGGAATTAGGAATGTGGACATGCAGGATTTGCCCGGGTTGGTGTATCAATTGTTGGTATTGGGATCAAAGGGTTTTGGTAAGAAGGAAGTCATCGAAGGGATTGTGATGTATTTTGGTGGGGTGAAGTCAGGTGGTTCAATAATGAGACAAGTCGAAGGGACTGTGTTGCTTCATGTTAATTTTGCTGTGAAGCAGGATCCTTCTTTAGGACAAGAGGTGTTAGGGCTAGTGAGGTCAGATTATCGGGTATTTAATCATTTTACTGTTGCAATATTGTTGTCAGTTGCTAGAGTTAAGAGACTCACTGACAGCTCCATTGCGGTTCTAAAAACATCACTTTTTGCTGCTTATAAAGACTTGAAATTTGCCAG GAGCTGTAAATGGCTATCATCTGACTTGAAGGAACACTATTTGCATACTGCCAGAAACATGGAGAAGGCTGTGCTAAGAGCT GTTAGTGAGAGCAACTGCGGAAGAGAACACGTAGTGCCAAGTACCGTACAACTTGGATTTGTGTTGCTTGAAGGAATCGAAGAAGGAACCAAAAATTATGAAAAGTCTGATGATATGATAGGTCCTGACAAGCTAGGTACTCAGGTTCTCAAGAGTCTATTTGAGGTTCATGATATGGCAAGAAACGAG ATAATAGAGCAATGCAAACTACGTATCCTCTCTTTGAAGCCTGAACAAGGCTTTCCTGTTATAAG ACTGCTTGGTTGTCTTATATGTACTTATCCATACCCAATGTTGGAGCACATTTCACATCTGAAGGAACTGTTGGATTATTTCATATTCATGAATGAAAAGGTCTCCTCTCATCTTGTTGCTGCCCTTTTGCCTCTAATCAGATCAAGCCATGATCTTCAG GATTATACCATCTTGGTCTTGCGTAAGGCAATGTTTAGACGAGAAGACTCGATCCGTCTTGCTGCAACAAGTTCAATTATCAATTTGATATTGGCTGAAAAACAATCAAAGAAAAATGGACCATTTTCGTGTCAAGACTCAAGCAGTCAAGCGAGTAGCAGCCAGCAAGCTGAAGTTTACCGTGCACTTGGATCTAGTCTTTTCCAGGAGCTAAATGGTTTGTTGCAGAGGTGCCTTTATCAGCAG GCAAAGGTCAGAGAGATTCTATATCATGGACTTCTTAAGCTTGTTTTGGTGGATCCTTTAACTTCTGGGGCTGTTTTTGATTTTCTCTTCCCTCATTTCTTGCGATTTTACAGAGAG GATGCAGATGTTCTACTGGATGTTAACCAATGTACTAATTCAGAGAGTGGGAAAGTGTATATTCAAGAGCCACTAGACTGCCTTCTCTCCTGTATATCCTGGATGCTTCTTCTTCAGCCACATGGGAAAACTGATCATCCTTCAGATTCATGGACTTGCTTTGGCTTCTCTCTGACACAAGAAAATGAG CCGCCTGGAAAAGCATGGTCCAAAGAGTCACTGTCCAATGCGTTATCAAAGATTCGGAACTTCCTAAGAAATGCAGATATAGAAG GCTTACTCGGCAAAAGTCAGGATACAGGCTCTACTCCTTTAGAAGAGGAAAAACGGAGATGCTGTTCTTCAATTTTATTAGGAATCATTGAGGTGATGTTGAATGTAGTAGGGACTGAGTTTGGAAAAACAACTGATGTGAAAAAGTTGGAGTTGGAAAAGGAGCTGTTTGACTTCATTGGTATTTTTGAATCCCTGGACCGAAATATATGTAGACAGGGTGGTGGTTCAACTCAAAGAGGTTTCATACGGCCTACTGCAAGCAATACTTCAGAGGACCTTGAATTTAGTGGCAGTAAATTATGTCAGGAACGAATTCCTCTCTTAGCAAATTCAGTTATCTATCAGCTGTTGCAAAACACTATAGAATCATGGAGATATGATGGCTTTAACAACAATATGGCCTCTCAAAAGCATAGCCAATTATCATCTGGAAAGGCACCAACTCAGTATTATAAAATTCTTTCGTTTACTCTTAACATTTGCCTCCGTCAGCTAAAAGCATCATCTGTTGTGCGACAGCAAGATCCTCTAAAAATGTTGATCTATGGGGAGATCAAGCAGTTGGGCTCCCCTTTGCTGAAAATTATTTGGTGGCTCCTCTCTGAACCAAAATCTATGACAGATAGTAGGAAAAAAGATGCTAAAAAAGATCTTGACGACAGGAAGGAATATATCCATTTGGGACTTCTTTCCTTGAAAGAATTGCTGGCAGTAATCTTGCATGAGTCGGATTATTCTGTTGTGATAGATGACCTGGCTGCAGTTTCTGGTCCTGGGGATGAAGCGGGCAATGCTATGGACGGCGATATTGATACCGAAGGTGAAAAAGCTGATGACATTCTTTACAAATATACAAGTGAAGAATTATTCATCAAAAACAGTATAAGGCCACTGATTTCTATGCTTCTTGCACATTCTGTCTTTCGCGAAGTTGAG GTTCTTTGTGATATTATCATGTTAATTAGCAATAAACTGCCAGAGGAGCAAAGGAATCTTGTTGGTAATTGGGCTAAATGCATCTGCAAGACCAGTAAAGTATCAAATCCCAAGGCTGCTAAAAGTATTGTATCTATTGCTATATTGTTGACATCACCACCAAATGACTTAATTATCGCCGAAGACATGGCTGCAGAGCTTCTGAAAGTGGTGGGATCAGAATCAGAGAAGGTTGATTCACAAGTGACATTGGACGCGTATTCAATTATAAACAAATCAACCAGTGCTGCACTAGCTTCGGTAATACTGCACTTAGTTGAATCAGTTATTCTCGACACTGAATGGGTCATAAGGAAATTGAAGGTATATTCTGTTGCAAATACGAGAGCTGTTTTGGTTAATCAGAATGGTGAAAGAGATCCAGGATTGGCACTGGAAGAGACTGTTTATTCAAGAGCAGAAGCTGTTGTAAAGGTGTTATCTTCTTTTGTGATGATGGACCTTAAGG ATCCTCAGGCAGAGCAGTTGTTGAAGTTAGCTGCAAGGTTTTACAAGAACTTAGCCCAAATGTCAAAGCTTCTAATTGCTTCCAAAGGTGTGAAACAACCTTTACCAAACCTCAAGTATCAGAAGCTTGTGGAAGTAACTTGTAGCCAGCTAACAGCTCCACTATACAATTTTATGGTAGTGATGCAAAAG AAACAACTGGAGAGCACGAAATCTAAAGCACTCGTCAATAAAATCAAAAGGGAGAACAGATGCATCCCCGACTTGATATACCAAATAGAAGATTATGAGAAATATCTCATACAAATTAGCAAGGCTACAAAAATAAATTTGCTGAGGCATGCAAAACGAAGCACCTCCAGGGACTTCAAGATAATAGAGCCGCAAAGTTTTTCCGTAGAGGAAGGTGCTGGAAGCCAAGATGCAGATGATAATGATGCAGCACGAGGTGAGAATGAAGAGGACCCTGGTGATGAAGAAGGAAATGGAGCAGAAGACGAATCAGTGGTTGGTGctgaagatgatgatgaaggaaatgaagtggaagatgcaTTAATGGCTGCTTACGATAGTCCACCAGCAGTAGAGGCTTCTGAGTCTGAGGACGAGGGTGAACCTGATCTTCCTAAGACAAAGAGAGCAAAAATGACGAGGGTTGTTGAGGACTCGGATGAAGAAGCATAA